The Deltaproteobacteria bacterium DNA segment CCACTCCCCGGTTTTGTCATCCCTTTTCATCATGCCTTGAAACATTTGATAGATAGTTGTTAAAGCTGAGGTGTGTTTGTACTTAAAGGAGCTCATGTGCAGTGGATCGCCATGCATGGCCACCGTGACCGTGTCTTTGGAACCGGCCAGGACAATGGCCGACGAAAAAAGGATGAAAAATAAAAAAGCGCAACACACCAAGGTCCAAAAAGTTTTAGTTCTCATGATCCTTACCTCCCTTACCCTTTATTAATTTGCCTTGTTATATATATAACCTGTCCCGCGGCAAGCAGCGCCTGCAAGACAGGAAGCCGTGATTACAGCTAGGCGCTCAAATCATCTTTGCCTGCCTTGAGAACTTCGATAATGATCTCAACGGACTTGATAAAATGATCATAGGCAATGGTCAGCGGCGGCATGAACCTGATGACGTTGGTATACCGCCCGGCCGGGACGATCCACAAGCCGCGAGCAGCAACCGGCCCCAGGAGGAGCCCCATGAGTTTCCTGGAATCAACCGGCTCTCTGGTTTTTGGGTCCTTGACGAGTTCAATGGCCTGCAGCAGGCCCAGGCCCCTGACTTCACCGATTATCTCGATTGTCTTCTGAGCCTCCTTGATCATGGCCTGGAACTCATTGCCCAGTTTTGTGGCCCGCCCCATGAGGTCCATTTCCGGGTCGAGCATAATCTCGTAATTCGCCAGCGACGCGGCCATGCTGATGGAATTGCTGGCAAACGTCACCGGCTGGGAACCCATGGCCAGTTTTTCCCAATACTGCGATCTGGTAAAGACGCCGGCCACGGGTTGATCCCCGCCCACGGCCTTGCCAAAGATCATCACATCCGGCTGGCAGTCATAATGTTCTATGGCCCATAATCGGCCTGTCTTGCCAAACCCTGACTGAACTTCATCGTCAACCAGGAGACAGCCGTTTTTGTCCGCTATCTCACGCATCATGGGCCACCATTCCTTGGGCGCCACCACGTAGCCGCCTTCGCCCTGCATGCCTTCGGCCACGATGGCTGCGACATCATCCTTGCCTGTATAGGGGGTATTGAGCTGGTAATCTACGAATTTGGCGCACTGCATATCGCACTTCGGATACTCAAGATTAAAAGGACACCGAAAACAGTAAGGATACGGCACATGGAACACCCCGGGCATCAAGGGCCCGTAATTCCTTCGATAGGCCGCGCCAGTTGTCATGGCGTTGGCCGTCCCGAAAACGCCGTGATACGCCCCTTCAAAGGCGCAGATTTGAGATCTGCCTGTGATCATTTTAGCCTGCTTCACGGCTGTTTCCACAGCATCAGTGCCGCCCATGGCCAGGGTCACAAAGCTGCCGTCTTTGAGCCCCGGCGGCGCGGTTTCGACCATCTTTTTTAAAAGCCTTGTCTTGACCGGATTGGACAGATCAAACCCATGCCCGAATCTGGCCGCCTGTTCCTGGATCGCCTTGACCACCCTGGGGTGATTGTGGCCGACACCGGCGACGGCAATGCCCGAACAGCCGTCAATAAAGATATTTCCGTCAACGTCTTTCAGACAGGCGCCCCTTCCCTCTTCCACGGCAATGGGCCACGCAAGTCCGGAGGCGCGCTGCGGGGATTCCAGTATCATGCACTCGTCATATATGGCCTTGCTCTTGGGGCCTGGATACTCGGTTACAAGTTTCGGCGCTTCAGGATAATTCAATGCAGCGATGGCCTTTTCTCTTTGTTCTTTATCCATGGTCATATCCTCCTCATTCGAATTAACAATACATTGACATCAAACTCATGCGGCCATAATTGTTAAATACCGGCTGCACAACCTCTTTCTCCACTCAAGAAGGTCTCCCTCAGCCTTTCAATCCTTGATATTGGTTTTGTGGTCAGAACCCTGTCCAGCCTTGCCGGTGCCTGATGGCTTGGCTTGGTTGACAGTTCTGTCATAGCAGACATTGCAGGCCTCCTTTCTCATTTCCGAAGGTAGAATCCGGGTTAACCAGGGACCAGCATCAGTTCAGTGATGATACCGCCAACCTTGCGCGTATCAAAGTAGACGAATCCGCCGCCATTTTTTTTCCAGCCAGAAAATAGAATGGGTAGTCCCTTTGTCTTCATCTTTTCCACTTCTGGTTCAAAGTGCTCAGCATCAACTGTGAAGGCAATGTGGTTAATACCCTCCCCATTGCTTTTCAGGAAATCACCATTTACGTCTCGGAAAGGTGTCAAATCTTGATTTGTGATTTAATGCGATTCAGTTTATTTTGTAATTTGTTGTTTTTATTTAGCAAATCCTTAAAAGCCCCCACCCTCCGGCTCACCGCTGAGTACGTTCACCAATCTGCCGGTTGGTTAGCTGTCCTGACTGCCACATTAAATATATAAGTAAATCCCGGTCTAGTTTGTCCGCTTGTGAAACTCTTGCAGATTGGCGAAAACGCTCCTGATTGCAATTCAGAATTTCAGCCGCCTGTTCAAATACAGCCTCCGAATCTATGTTTTTGCTTAACTGCGTTTGCTGAGGTATTTCTCCATTGGGCAGATCCGGCAGGTAGCGCTTTTTGATTTTTTCCACAAATTCTTTTGTCCCTAAAAATAGCCCATGCCTTAAATCCTCCCAAATTCGCTGCTCCTCTATTGAATACTTTTGCGCACTTTGACGGTAAGCCAGGTGCGTGTCTTTCACATTTAAAAATTGAGACAATATCGGCTCTGTTTGGAGCCACTTATTTGCCTTGTCTCCATAAGCATAGGCGCGGTAGCTGCTCCATTTGTAGCTCGCCAGTCTTTTTACCATCCCGGCTCTGAGAGGATTTCGGTGGATATAATAAGAAAGCTGCATCAGATAGGCATCATTTTCAACGAGCATGTTTTTAAATCGACCCTGAAAAAGATGCCCGCTTCGAAAATGCCTTATGTTAAATCGTTTGGTGTAGGTCGCCCCAAACCATTGCATGCTTCTGGAAAGGTTCGCCCGACGGGTTCGAAACACGATATGATAATGATTATCCATCAATACATAAGTAAAAATGTCAATTTCAAAGCGCTCCGACATCTCCGCCAGGGTATCTAAAAACAATCGCCGGTCATCATCATCGTCCACAATATTGCGCCCTTCATTGCCCCTGGATAAGACGTGATACAGAGCGCCTTCATACTCTATGCGCCATGCACGTGCCATAAGAAATCTCTAACACAATACAATCATCCATGTCAATATTTAGGCACTAATCAAGATTTGACACTGGCTCGTCGGCCGGGCTCTTGACCCCCTTGCCTCCCCGGTTCAGAACATGGGTATAAATCATCGTGGTTTTCACGTCCTTGTGGCCGAGGAGCTCTTGAATTGTCCGAATGTCATACCCCTTTTCCAGAAGACTCGTGGCAAAGGAATGTCGAAAGGTGTGACAGCCAGCGCGTTTAGCCATGTAGGTTTGGTAGAGCGAAGCGAAACCCAACATATTTATTCATGTTCGACCTCATTATAAAAGATCAATTCCTGGTTTGCATCTCAATTTTAATTATAAATCCCTTTTTTACCTAACCGTGGAAATTTGAAATTTTCGGATCCTTGGGTGGTTCGATTAAATTATGTTTAACCGGATTGTAGCCAATCGTTGGGTTTCGCTTCGCTCTACCCAACCTACAAAACTACTTGCAGCAGGGAGCTTGAAAAGTCGAAGGTTTTTCACTCAGAGGGTATGCAGACTCACTTTTTCTGCTCTTTTTCTTCCAGATAGCGCAGCACACCCATGGGCGAAAACGCAGCCCCGGACTCCAGGTCAAATTGCAGGCCCAATGACAGCGACTGCTCATCGTGCTGTATGTTCTGGGTCTTGCACACAAAGGTCTGTGTGCCTTCCAGGTCTGGAAGATGAAAGGAGACAGTGACCTTCTCGTCCAGTTCAAGGCCCGAATCGGGCTTTTCCGAGGATTTCCCAAAGGCGAACCTGCATCCGCTCGGCGAGAGGTCAAATAAAAATCCGGTAAAATTGTCCTTTCCCAGGGTCAGGGTGGCGAGGACGTAGCTGTCGGTTCGCCCATCCTTCCGCAGGTCATAGGTTTTAACCGCCTTGGGATAGGACAGTATGACCAGATTAAAGCCGCCTTTATGATGATACCCCAGGATTCTGGATTGAAACCCGTAAACCATGCCCCAGGAAACATATCTGACCGAAGCCTTATTTCCTTCAACCAGGAAGTCTTCCGACCCCATCAGCTCGGGCAGCCGTATAATCAGGAAGGAGCCAGGCTCCATGCCTACCAAGAAGGCCTTGACCGCGGTATCCTGGTCCCCGAAGGTGGTCATCATCTTGGTCCCCATCTCCAGGCTCAGGCGCTGCGCCTGGGTACTTTTCTTAACAGTCTTTTCAGCGCTCATAGGTTGAATACTCCTCAAAAAAAGATACTCGTAAAGGCGATAGGGAATTATCTCCTGGCCGCACTGTTTTATCAAACTAAAAAGCGGTCCAGGCTCAAATCAAGCGGGATGCGCAGCCGCCGGCCTTCCCTGTCCTCAAAAATCAGGTAGCCTTTCTTGCGGGCGAAAACGAACAGGTCATAGGTCAAACGCACGTCCTCCTGGCAGTATTCCTTGACCAGGTCCAGCCGGCCTTGCTTGAACCACTCAAGCGACTGCAATCCGTCCGCGGTCTTGGCCCGATCCAGGGTGGCCTGGCCAAGGTGATCCAGGCCGACGCGCCAGCCCAGGGATTGGTGAATCTCCTGAAGCAGGTCCAGGTTGGGCCGGGAGCGCAGATCGCTCGTGGTATAGGCTGACAGGACCTG contains these protein-coding regions:
- a CDS encoding aspartate aminotransferase family protein gives rise to the protein MDKEQREKAIAALNYPEAPKLVTEYPGPKSKAIYDECMILESPQRASGLAWPIAVEEGRGACLKDVDGNIFIDGCSGIAVAGVGHNHPRVVKAIQEQAARFGHGFDLSNPVKTRLLKKMVETAPPGLKDGSFVTLAMGGTDAVETAVKQAKMITGRSQICAFEGAYHGVFGTANAMTTGAAYRRNYGPLMPGVFHVPYPYCFRCPFNLEYPKCDMQCAKFVDYQLNTPYTGKDDVAAIVAEGMQGEGGYVVAPKEWWPMMREIADKNGCLLVDDEVQSGFGKTGRLWAIEHYDCQPDVMIFGKAVGGDQPVAGVFTRSQYWEKLAMGSQPVTFASNSISMAASLANYEIMLDPEMDLMGRATKLGNEFQAMIKEAQKTIEIIGEVRGLGLLQAIELVKDPKTREPVDSRKLMGLLLGPVAARGLWIVPAGRYTNVIRFMPPLTIAYDHFIKSVEIIIEVLKAGKDDLSA
- a CDS encoding VOC family protein, whose product is MTPFRDVNGDFLKSNGEGINHIAFTVDAEHFEPEVEKMKTKGLPILFSGWKKNGGGFVYFDTRKVGGIITELMLVPG
- a CDS encoding transposase translates to MARAWRIEYEGALYHVLSRGNEGRNIVDDDDDRRLFLDTLAEMSERFEIDIFTYVLMDNHYHIVFRTRRANLSRSMQWFGATYTKRFNIRHFRSGHLFQGRFKNMLVENDAYLMQLSYYIHRNPLRAGMVKRLASYKWSSYRAYAYGDKANKWLQTEPILSQFLNVKDTHLAYRQSAQKYSIEEQRIWEDLRHGLFLGTKEFVEKIKKRYLPDLPNGEIPQQTQLSKNIDSEAVFEQAAEILNCNQERFRQSARVSQADKLDRDLLIYLMWQSGQLTNRQIGERTQR
- a CDS encoding flagellar brake protein produces the protein MSAEKTVKKSTQAQRLSLEMGTKMMTTFGDQDTAVKAFLVGMEPGSFLIIRLPELMGSEDFLVEGNKASVRYVSWGMVYGFQSRILGYHHKGGFNLVILSYPKAVKTYDLRKDGRTDSYVLATLTLGKDNFTGFLFDLSPSGCRFAFGKSSEKPDSGLELDEKVTVSFHLPDLEGTQTFVCKTQNIQHDEQSLSLGLQFDLESGAAFSPMGVLRYLEEKEQKK